From a single Methanobrevibacter sp. genomic region:
- a CDS encoding Ig-like domain repeat protein — translation MKFKKEIITILLIICVLFTISAISAADSGDEAVSVANDTVKVTGVNVNSENNLQKSNDDVEILGDTDDGSFAALNTKISGATAGLPVYLENDYEYKSTDSGTSGINISQAITIDGQGHKIDAKGISKIFTLKASDVVFKNITFANGYAASGPAVISSNQLYYMVDGCTFINNNGQYGAIYTYYTGAAIKNSIFIKNTGTPAGAINWNYAWGTIDNCTFVNNTGTSGGSIFIQSYYSTTIQNSIFANNVGDVDIRGIKYWQSINANNNWFGTTIDNYQTSTPSVSSDVVMGGYYVLNMELDEDNGQAAVSLNNLYKDGVLTTNAPYTLPSLKFKVKGTNVDVVDNVVLDNDGKATIDYTPTDAYAITVDYNGAKLTKEVIPTFILLQNKINNDVSGEVSLDQDYVYDSTKDASLTNGVEFAKDMVIDGKGHIIDAKGLSNIFYFDDDTDSKNLILKNIIFKNAIGADGAVVYFKGNKIEVINCTFINNAASGQGDALYIIANSNENKITESFFAGNSGSNSLIYFDTNTEATIDNSIFYNNSASKNIVGSGAVTADYNWWGNTIENFNVNIAKADGATVNNWLFLKIDADAAVRGYATVSLNNIYDGSQTGTYSDYDLPTVSLNLAGSNVAISKTAVTLDENGQDTYQFIMYKTTATLTASYNDISTAKDIEYVIVDDGSFNALNDILWFAESDVTLDKNYTFIEGVDTVTGGMTIRNTITINGNGFTINGKGKAALLNIPASGVVLNDLILINGVATNGGAIYLDGESLEVNNCIFINNSATESGGAIYSNAYYNMGYITGSTFINNSAPTQGSAIFNYADAGDVYQCIFINNTGTYTIYEQYSQGTISHSIFANNNDDYQVYGKKDKLEYNWFGNTYDNYNLVPTKTYISTIPNWFYLDIQFLDNYAIISLNHIYDKVSQTTQLYRQYKLPEITLNINSTTLNLDTDKVTLDNTGKAMVSYTKLSDDAALTVNYGEISLTKECVMGDFDVLQAIVDLANHNNVINLTRNYTYIEGVDTITNGISIPTQITIDGKGHTIDAKGLSRIFYFSDTNRYYNLILQNINFVNGKSTKGGSVYFLGKNIDIINCTFENSTSTDHGGAVYLDDSGTNIINSTFIKNAINVNSKYGGAVYIQENGGQNNFINSTFINNTVNYWGGAIAALGGKAINNVDKCIFITNGGGSGKSIYIGSASSTASEFYLKNSIILSNDILDSGNQVYALGTFKASEVDNNWLMNTIDNYNTNYARISGGGMTVNKWLYLDITCENEVATISINNVYDKNTRTTSKYDGELPKITFDLTALNAVLPNNVTLDKTGEVDVPYDLYSQTDSLTAKYHTVSLTKEITMDDSFTSLAGKISRADEGSTLTLSHDYKYDAAKDSALVNGIEFGKTLTIDGQGHTLDGQNTARIFNFNDDTKDIILKNIKFVNAKSDENGAAVYANCNNIQVLNCTFEHNDATANGDALYLIANSADISKSLFINNLGTASVIYLDSASQGAQFNIDNSIFVNNDASSVIKTDNVDLTADYNWFGNTADISGSDLSGGIATKWYVLDMTVDDEKSLATITLNNLYDGTAVNPYENYVLPQITLNMQSSNAVTKKDKVTLDENGAATVEYIVTDDSGQGTLTAEYNGVKITRDIAYNLENDYSFKALQKLINEADPNDVISLTHDYEFVVGYDEGQIEIRKENLTIEGNGHVLDGKEQTRIFNVGDPSSYLLINNLTFINGKTSGSDMGAAINWHSYYGNITNCVFINNSAYDGGAINANYYVNIFNCTFSENYASQHGGAIRVQKNNVSIDKCAFINNDGKYYGGAIYWYGGTDGNVSNSIFFNNKAATSGKDIYKQGGDFIADNNWFGNNRTDSSVTPTTVSGVTLNAWLFLDAEHDKYMLVGKDANVKFVFEQFHGSNILDYDASKVHDLPLTLTAVNGELNKETAVAGEDIKFKGIEIGDASITAKAFDTVLTVPLTVKMPITINTVDSITVHVGEELPFDASMDPILEGAALQFDMRNEFIDIMSNAPIITGLKEGLTNITIKVNMPEGYDGDYAANSVFVPVNVIKWDTSLEVESESITVGWGSDPQSPGIELTSDDHDFGSVPVPVSVKSNDTSVVKFNAQTGKLEFLNPGKANITVQCMGNDRYNPSNKKNITVTVNKVPSEITLTPNEFEFDYLKSNTTTLTLKYCTVDLENIAVLDKNSNPVTTAGISIDNNVITVRNLDAGTYTLKVTTTPDENHTSVDGLAAITVNKVDSKVTFANVEFNYLQSGTTTLTLDGCSVDLVNISVVDHSEAIISLEGNVITVSNLSAGEYTLKVITTPDANHKSVENTSKITVNKIDSSITLSEYDLEFDYLQSDSVTITNYNGCSVDIENITVVGKSGNFIALESDVITVSGLGAGDYTLKITTTPDKNHKSVDVTAKVKVNKIASEIKLSNENLEFDFAKSNTTTLTLKYCTVDLKNISVLDKNSNPVTTAGISIDNNVITVRNLDVGTYTLKVTTTPDENHTSVYTTANVKVNMVNSSVKFSNEVHLFYSEEGSTTLILDGCTVDLVNISVVDHPEAFIGLTGDVITISGLEEGQYTLNVTSTPDSNHYKVSNTTKIFVHKESPKLEMDYRNITVGEAEIVYVTMGTDAQGDVTVTITQESEIIKTVTLTMDTRMNKTSFADLKVGQYNITAFYEGHGRYNSSTLKYDLEVRPIYEYEFAADVKDTVVDNKTNATVTLPAGATGKIVIGDIEVVITEPVTVIELPSSNIVGTNNVTVKYVSDADSKYAPRELVALYNVYKVKTEITLEITNSTTANPVTIIANINATGNVTFIVNGKEYSRKISENKSTLQLNDVAGGEYKVTAVYAENAKYLNSTADDTYTVDKIASEIEEFVVNPGEIRTDETATVTVKVPGRGIVTFTVNGVDTNVTVEDGVATLTLSDLPKGPATISAKYLGDDKYNGIETGEETLTVNPVDDFDFTVDVANITVGDDAIAYIILPSDATGKINVSVSQGKDVLKSENITSIKYVVPLKLEVGTYNVTAKYYGNDKYDVKTITKEFTVSPLNVGKLNFTVVVNDTFVGQDTNVTVKLPSDATGKIEINGQEYEIGDKITLTPGPAGINNVTVKYIPDADSKYGEDNVTAFYNVAKKVSEITIDPIIGVKAGQIVYVDAKAYPGANIIVYIDGVKTDAMDDISAGTHTVVASVAETDEYLASSANYTFTVVKSDADLSVSGTPALVGEKSTITVEITPGATGIVIVNVNGTEYSIDINSETTQLDVVMPSVGTASLSARYLGNEYYNVKDSEDSTIVVSEKEARGDIIVPSLDDVKVGDEVAVHVPGDVDVYVDGVKQTPDENGNVTLPVTAGEHTVVIVANETKDNKAVFDVINYNVAKKDVDISVSGTPSKVGENSIITVIITEGATGIVVVNVNGTEYSIDINSEITQLDVVMPSVGNATLSAKYLGDDNYNAKDAVASTIVVSEKEARGDIIVPSLDDVKVG, via the coding sequence ACAACAATTCAAAATTCTATTTTTGCTAATAATGTTGGTGATGTGGATATTCGCGGTATTAAATATTGGCAGTCTATCAATGCAAATAATAATTGGTTTGGAACAACTATTGATAATTATCAAACCAGCACTCCTAGTGTCAGTTCAGATGTAGTGATGGGAGGTTATTATGTTTTAAATATGGAATTGGATGAAGATAATGGTCAGGCCGCAGTTTCATTAAATAATCTATATAAAGATGGGGTTTTAACTACAAATGCTCCGTATACTTTACCTTCACTTAAATTTAAAGTTAAAGGTACTAATGTTGATGTAGTTGATAATGTTGTTTTAGACAATGATGGTAAAGCAACTATAGACTATACTCCAACAGATGCATATGCAATAACTGTTGATTATAATGGTGCTAAATTAACTAAAGAGGTAATTCCAACTTTCATTTTATTACAAAATAAAATTAATAATGATGTAAGTGGAGAAGTATCTTTAGATCAGGATTATGTATATGACTCAACAAAAGATGCCAGTCTAACAAATGGTGTTGAATTTGCTAAAGATATGGTTATTGACGGTAAAGGCCATATCATTGATGCTAAAGGTTTAAGTAATATATTTTACTTTGATGATGATACTGATTCCAAAAATTTAATTTTAAAGAATATTATTTTCAAAAATGCAATTGGTGCAGATGGAGCCGTAGTATATTTCAAAGGTAATAAAATAGAAGTGATAAATTGTACTTTCATAAATAATGCGGCAAGCGGTCAGGGTGATGCATTATATATTATTGCTAATAGTAATGAAAATAAAATAACTGAATCATTTTTTGCCGGTAATTCAGGTTCTAATTCTTTAATATATTTTGATACAAATACTGAAGCAACTATTGATAATTCTATATTCTATAATAATAGCGCATCTAAAAATATAGTAGGATCAGGTGCTGTTACTGCTGATTATAATTGGTGGGGAAACACTATAGAAAATTTTAATGTTAATATTGCTAAAGCTGATGGTGCAACTGTAAACAATTGGTTATTCCTTAAAATTGATGCAGATGCGGCTGTAAGAGGTTACGCTACTGTATCCTTAAATAATATTTATGATGGTTCTCAAACCGGTACTTATTCTGATTATGATTTACCAACAGTTAGTCTAAATTTAGCAGGTTCAAATGTGGCTATTAGTAAAACTGCAGTTACTCTTGATGAAAACGGCCAGGATACTTACCAATTCATTATGTATAAAACTACTGCTACATTAACTGCTAGTTATAATGATATAAGTACTGCTAAAGATATTGAATATGTTATTGTAGATGATGGTAGTTTCAATGCTTTGAACGATATTCTCTGGTTTGCTGAAAGCGATGTCACTTTGGATAAGAATTATACTTTTATTGAAGGTGTAGATACTGTCACAGGTGGTATGACTATAAGAAATACTATTACTATTAATGGTAATGGTTTTACTATAAACGGTAAAGGTAAAGCTGCATTGTTAAATATTCCTGCAAGTGGTGTCGTGTTAAATGATTTAATATTAATTAATGGTGTTGCTACAAATGGTGGTGCAATTTATTTAGATGGTGAAAGTCTTGAAGTTAACAACTGTATTTTTATAAACAATTCTGCAACTGAATCTGGTGGGGCAATTTATAGTAATGCGTATTATAATATGGGTTATATTACTGGTTCAACATTTATAAATAACTCTGCTCCTACCCAGGGTAGTGCTATTTTTAATTATGCTGATGCTGGTGATGTTTATCAATGTATTTTCATAAACAATACCGGAACCTATACAATTTATGAGCAGTATTCTCAAGGAACAATTTCTCATTCAATTTTTGCAAATAACAACGATGATTATCAAGTATATGGAAAAAAAGATAAATTAGAATATAACTGGTTTGGTAATACTTATGATAACTATAATCTTGTTCCAACTAAAACTTACATAAGCACTATTCCTAATTGGTTCTATTTAGACATCCAATTTTTAGATAACTATGCAATAATTTCTTTAAATCATATATATGATAAAGTATCACAAACAACACAACTCTATCGCCAATATAAACTTCCGGAAATTACATTAAATATCAATTCAACAACATTAAACCTAGACACAGATAAAGTCACGCTAGACAATACGGGTAAAGCTATGGTTTCATATACAAAACTTTCAGATGATGCTGCGTTAACAGTTAACTATGGAGAAATATCTCTAACAAAAGAATGTGTTATGGGTGACTTTGATGTTCTTCAGGCAATTGTCGATTTGGCCAATCACAACAATGTAATAAACTTAACACGTAATTATACTTATATTGAAGGCGTTGATACAATCACCAATGGTATTTCCATACCCACACAGATTACTATTGACGGTAAAGGACACACCATTGATGCTAAAGGATTAAGCAGAATATTCTATTTCAGCGATACTAATCGTTATTATAATCTAATACTGCAAAATATCAACTTTGTAAACGGTAAATCTACCAAAGGAGGTTCAGTATATTTCTTAGGTAAAAATATTGACATTATCAACTGTACATTTGAAAACAGTACCTCTACTGATCATGGTGGTGCAGTTTACTTGGATGATTCTGGAACTAACATTATCAATTCCACTTTCATTAAAAATGCTATAAATGTAAATTCTAAATATGGTGGTGCAGTATATATACAGGAAAATGGTGGTCAAAACAATTTCATTAACTCCACTTTCATAAACAATACTGTTAATTATTGGGGTGGAGCTATTGCTGCACTAGGCGGTAAAGCTATCAATAATGTAGATAAATGTATTTTCATTACAAATGGAGGCGGTTCTGGTAAGTCAATTTATATTGGTTCTGCTTCATCCACTGCTTCAGAATTCTACCTTAAAAATTCCATAATTTTAAGTAATGATATATTAGATTCAGGCAATCAAGTTTATGCATTAGGAACGTTTAAAGCAAGTGAAGTTGACAACAACTGGCTGATGAACACTATAGACAACTATAATACAAATTATGCACGTATTTCCGGTGGAGGTATGACAGTCAATAAATGGTTATATTTAGACATTACCTGTGAAAATGAAGTTGCAACAATTTCAATAAATAATGTATATGATAAAAACACCAGAACTACAAGCAAATACGATGGTGAACTGCCAAAAATCACTTTTGACCTTACAGCTTTAAATGCAGTACTGCCTAATAATGTGACTTTGGATAAAACTGGAGAAGTTGATGTTCCATACGATTTATACTCTCAAACTGACTCTTTAACAGCTAAATATCATACTGTTTCTCTTACAAAAGAAATAACAATGGATGACAGTTTCACTTCTTTAGCCGGTAAAATCAGCCGTGCCGATGAAGGTTCAACCTTAACTTTATCACACGACTACAAATATGATGCTGCTAAAGACAGTGCACTTGTAAACGGAATTGAATTTGGAAAAACACTGACAATTGACGGTCAGGGACACACTCTTGACGGTCAGAATACTGCCAGAATATTCAATTTCAATGACGATACCAAAGACATTATTCTCAAAAACATCAAATTCGTTAATGCAAAAAGTGATGAAAATGGAGCTGCAGTTTATGCAAACTGTAACAACATTCAGGTTCTTAACTGTACTTTTGAGCATAATGATGCAACAGCCAATGGTGATGCATTATACCTCATCGCAAATTCCGCTGACATATCAAAATCCCTATTCATCAATAATCTGGGAACTGCATCTGTAATATATCTGGACTCTGCTTCACAGGGTGCACAATTCAATATTGACAATTCAATTTTTGTCAACAATGATGCTTCAAGTGTAATTAAAACAGACAATGTCGATTTGACAGCTGATTATAACTGGTTTGGAAACACTGCCGATATTTCAGGAAGTGATTTATCCGGAGGCATTGCAACAAAATGGTATGTTTTAGACATGACTGTTGATGATGAAAAATCCCTTGCAACAATTACTTTAAACAATCTCTATGACGGCACTGCGGTAAACCCATATGAAAACTATGTGCTGCCTCAAATTACACTAAATATGCAATCATCAAATGCTGTTACTAAAAAGGACAAAGTAACACTTGATGAAAATGGAGCTGCAACTGTAGAATATATTGTAACAGACGATTCCGGTCAGGGAACATTAACAGCTGAATATAATGGAGTAAAAATAACACGAGATATTGCATATAACTTAGAAAACGACTACAGTTTTAAAGCACTGCAAAAGCTCATTAATGAAGCAGATCCAAATGACGTTATTTCATTAACTCATGACTATGAATTTGTAGTTGGATATGATGAAGGTCAAATAGAAATCAGAAAAGAAAATTTAACAATTGAAGGAAACGGACATGTCTTGGATGGAAAAGAGCAGACCAGAATATTTAATGTTGGTGATCCATCTAGTTATTTATTAATTAATAATTTAACATTTATTAATGGTAAAACTTCTGGTAGTGATATGGGAGCTGCTATCAACTGGCATAGTTACTATGGAAATATAACTAATTGTGTATTTATAAATAATTCCGCATATGATGGTGGAGCTATTAATGCTAACTATTATGTAAATATATTTAATTGTACATTCAGTGAAAATTATGCTTCACAACATGGTGGTGCAATCAGAGTTCAAAAAAATAATGTTAGCATTGATAAATGTGCATTTATAAATAATGATGGTAAATATTACGGTGGTGCAATTTATTGGTATGGTGGAACTGATGGAAATGTATCCAATTCCATATTTTTCAACAATAAAGCAGCAACTTCCGGAAAAGATATTTATAAACAGGGTGGTGACTTTATTGCTGACAACAACTGGTTTGGAAACAATAGAACTGATTCTAGTGTAACACCAACCACAGTTAGTGGTGTAACACTAAATGCATGGTTATTCCTTGATGCTGAACATGACAAATATATGCTTGTCGGAAAAGATGCAAATGTAAAATTCGTCTTCGAGCAGTTCCACGGATCAAATATTTTAGATTATGATGCTTCCAAAGTTCATGATTTGCCTTTAACATTAACTGCCGTAAACGGCGAATTAAACAAAGAAACTGCTGTTGCAGGTGAAGATATCAAATTCAAAGGAATTGAAATAGGTGATGCAAGCATTACTGCAAAAGCATTTGATACAGTTTTAACTGTTCCTTTAACTGTAAAAATGCCTATAACCATTAACACTGTAGATTCAATTACAGTCCATGTTGGTGAAGAGCTGCCATTTGACGCATCTATGGATCCTATACTTGAAGGTGCGGCTTTACAATTTGATATGCGAAATGAATTTATAGATATCATGTCTAACGCACCGATTATCACTGGTCTAAAAGAAGGTTTAACCAATATTACCATTAAAGTTAATATGCCTGAGGGTTATGATGGTGATTATGCGGCAAACAGTGTTTTTGTACCTGTAAATGTAATTAAATGGGATACTTCCTTAGAGGTCGAATCAGAATCAATCACTGTCGGCTGGGGTAGTGACCCACAAAGTCCAGGTATAGAATTAACATCAGATGATCATGATTTCGGTTCAGTTCCTGTTCCGGTTTCAGTCAAAAGCAATGACACTAGTGTTGTCAAATTCAATGCACAGACTGGAAAATTGGAATTCTTGAACCCTGGAAAAGCAAATATTACTGTTCAATGTATGGGAAATGACAGATACAATCCAAGTAATAAGAAAAATATCACAGTAACAGTCAATAAAGTCCCATCAGAGATTACCTTAACTCCAAATGAATTTGAATTTGATTATCTTAAATCCAACACAACTACATTAACATTGAAATATTGTACTGTTGATTTGGAAAATATTGCAGTATTGGATAAAAACAGCAATCCTGTGACAACTGCGGGAATCAGTATTGATAATAATGTTATCACAGTCAGAAATCTTGATGCAGGCACATACACATTAAAAGTCACTACAACTCCTGATGAAAACCATACTTCAGTTGACGGACTTGCAGCAATCACAGTCAACAAGGTTGATTCCAAAGTAACATTTGCAAATGTTGAATTCAATTACCTTCAGTCAGGCACTACAACATTGACTTTAGACGGATGCAGCGTTGATTTGGTAAACATTAGTGTTGTTGACCATTCTGAAGCTATAATAAGTCTTGAAGGTAATGTAATTACAGTATCCAATTTGAGTGCCGGTGAATACACTTTGAAAGTCATAACCACTCCGGATGCCAATCACAAATCCGTTGAAAACACATCCAAAATAACTGTCAATAAAATCGACTCATCAATCACTTTATCAGAATATGATTTAGAGTTTGATTACCTGCAATCCGATTCAGTCACAATTACCAATTATAACGGATGCAGTGTCGATATTGAAAATATCACTGTTGTGGGCAAATCAGGCAATTTCATCGCATTAGAAAGTGACGTGATTACCGTTTCCGGTTTAGGTGCTGGCGATTACACCTTAAAAATCACAACAACTCCTGATAAAAACCACAAGTCTGTGGATGTAACTGCTAAGGTTAAAGTAAATAAAATTGCATCTGAAATCAAATTATCAAATGAGAATCTGGAATTTGACTTCGCAAAATCAAACACAACTACATTAACATTGAAATATTGTACTGTTGATTTGAAAAATATCTCCGTATTGGATAAAAACAGCAATCCTGTAACTACTGCGGGAATCAGTATTGATAATAATGTTATCACAGTCAGAAATCTTGATGTCGGCACATACACATTAAAAGTCACTACAACTCCTGATGAAAACCACACTTCAGTTTACACAACCGCTAACGTTAAAGTGAATATGGTCAACTCATCAGTCAAATTCTCAAATGAAGTCCATCTTTTCTACAGTGAAGAAGGTTCAACCACATTAATACTTGACGGCTGTACAGTTGATTTGGTAAACATCAGTGTTGTTGACCATCCTGAAGCTTTTATAGGACTTACAGGTGATGTAATAACCATTTCCGGATTGGAAGAAGGCCAATACACATTAAACGTAACCTCAACTCCTGATTCAAACCACTATAAGGTTTCAAACACTACCAAAATATTTGTCCATAAGGAATCTCCAAAACTTGAAATGGACTACAGAAACATCACTGTTGGCGAAGCCGAAATCGTATACGTCACTATGGGAACAGATGCACAGGGTGATGTGACAGTAACCATAACTCAGGAATCTGAAATTATTAAGACAGTTACCCTCACTATGGATACCAGAATGAACAAAACTTCATTTGCTGATTTGAAAGTCGGACAATACAATATAACAGCATTTTATGAAGGTCACGGAAGATACAATTCATCCACCCTTAAATACGACCTTGAAGTGCGTCCGATTTATGAATATGAATTTGCAGCAGATGTAAAAGATACAGTCGTTGACAACAAAACCAATGCAACAGTAACATTGCCTGCAGGTGCAACAGGTAAGATCGTAATCGGAGATATTGAAGTTGTAATCACAGAACCTGTAACAGTAATTGAACTGCCTTCCTCAAATATTGTAGGCACAAACAACGTCACTGTAAAATACGTTTCTGATGCAGACTCAAAATATGCTCCACGTGAACTTGTAGCATTATACAATGTTTATAAAGTCAAAACAGAAATCACATTGGAAATTACAAATTCAACCACTGCAAATCCAGTAACAATCATTGCAAACATCAACGCAACAGGAAATGTGACATTCATTGTAAACGGAAAAGAATACTCAAGAAAAATCTCAGAAAACAAATCCACATTGCAATTGAATGATGTTGCAGGTGGAGAGTATAAAGTAACTGCAGTATATGCTGAAAATGCCAAATACCTCAATTCAACCGCTGATGACACATACACAGTAGACAAGATTGCATCAGAAATTGAAGAATTTGTTGTCAATCCTGGTGAAATCAGAACAGATGAAACTGCTACAGTAACAGTTAAAGTACCTGGAAGAGGAATAGTAACATTCACTGTAAACGGCGTCGATACAAATGTGACAGTTGAAGATGGTGTTGCAACATTAACATTATCCGACTTGCCTAAGGGACCTGCAACAATCTCAGCCAAATATCTTGGTGACGATAAATACAACGGCATTGAAACAGGTGAAGAAACATTAACTGTCAATCCTGTAGACGATTTCGACTTTACAGTTGACGTTGCCAATATCACTGTCGGCGATGATGCAATAGCATATATCATACTTCCTTCAGATGCAACAGGAAAAATCAATGTATCAGTATCTCAGGGAAAAGATGTTTTAAAATCTGAAAACATTACTTCAATCAAATATGTTGTTCCTCTCAAACTTGAAGTTGGAACATACAATGTTACTGCAAAATATTACGGTAATGATAAATACGATGTAAAAACAATCACAAAAGAATTTACAGTCAGTCCACTGAATGTTGGCAAACTCAATTTCACAGTAGTGGTAAATGACACCTTTGTTGGCCAGGACACTAACGTTACTGTTAAACTGCCTAGTGATGCAACAGGTAAAATTGAAATCAACGGCCAGGAATATGAAATTGGTGATAAGATTACTTTAACTCCTGGACCTGCCGGAATTAACAATGTAACTGTAAAATACATTCCTGATGCAGACTCCAAATACGGCGAAGACAATGTCACAGCATTCTACAATGTGGCTAAAAAAGTGTCTGAAATCACAATAGATCCAATCATTGGTGTTAAAGCTGGTCAAATCGTATATGTGGATGCAAAAGCATATCCTGGAGCTAACATCATTGTCTACATTGATGGTGTTAAAACAGATGCAATGGATGACATTTCTGCAGGAACACATACAGTTGTTGCAAGCGTTGCTGAAACAGATGAATATCTCGCTTCAAGTGCAAATTACACTTTCACAGTTGTAAAAAGCGATGCTGACCTTAGCGTGAGCGGTACTCCTGCTTTGGTTGGTGAAAAATCAACAATCACTGTTGAGATTACTCCTGGTGCTACCGGAATCGTTATTGTTAATGTTAATGGTACTGAGTATTCCATTGATATTAATTCTGAAACTACTCAGTTAGATGTTGTCATGCCTTCTGTCGGTACTGCTTCATTGTCTGCTAGATACTTGGGTAATGAATACTATAATGTTAAGGATTCTGAGGATTCAACTATTGTAGTTAGTGAGAAGGAAGCCAGAGGCGATATAATTGTTCCTTCTTTGGATGATGTTAAAGTTGGAGATGAAGTGGCTGTCCATGTTCCTGGAGATGTGGATGTTTATGTTGATGGTGTTAAACAGACTCCTGATGAAAATGGAAATGTAACTCTTCCTGTTACTGCTGGTGAGCATACTGTTGTTATTGTTGCTAATGAGACTAAAGACAATAAAGCTGTCTTTGATGTAATCAATTATAATGTGGCTAAAAAGGATGTTGATATTAGTGTAAGTGGTACTCCTTCAAAAGTTGGTGAGAACTCAATAATCACTGTTATAATAACTGAAGGGGCTACTGGTATTGTTGTTGTTAATGTTAATGGTACTGAGTATTCCATTGATATTAATTCTGAAATTACTCAGTTAGATGTTGTCATGCCTTCTGTCGGTAATGCTACATTGTCTGCTAAGTATTTAGGTGATGATAATTACAATGCAAAAGATGCTGTAGCTTCAACTATTGTAGTTAGTGAGAAGGAAGCCAGAGGCGATATAATTGTTCCTTCTTTGGATGATGTTAAAGTTGGAG